One genomic region from Natrinema caseinilyticum encodes:
- a CDS encoding type II toxin-antitoxin system VapC family toxin, giving the protein MYAETDFLLALIKDDDWLGEAAESVYREHRDELWTSQFTLIELLMVAYREERDTERVVSNAANLVEVRGDVETVVTAATYVEDHGFTPFDALHLVESNGDTVVSSDDTYADVTSRLDLKSVTEE; this is encoded by the coding sequence ATGTATGCGGAAACCGATTTCCTTCTCGCGCTGATCAAGGACGATGACTGGCTCGGCGAGGCCGCCGAGTCGGTGTACCGGGAACACCGTGACGAGTTGTGGACGTCGCAGTTCACGCTCATCGAACTCCTGATGGTCGCCTACCGCGAGGAACGTGATACCGAACGCGTCGTTTCGAACGCCGCCAACCTCGTCGAGGTACGCGGTGACGTGGAGACGGTCGTTACGGCGGCGACGTACGTGGAAGACCACGGGTTCACACCGTTCGACGCCCTTCACCTCGTCGAATCGAACGGCGATACCGTGGTCTCGAGCGACGATACGTATGCGGACGTCACGTCCCGTCTAGACCTGAAGTCGGTTACCGAGGAGTGA
- a CDS encoding hemolysin family protein — MVDLAFSVGRLLFAFFLVFLNGFFVAAEFAYVRIRSTQIESLVEEGRSSAKLVQEAEENLDDYLATTQLGITIASLGLGWVGEPAIAALLEPVLGSVLPAGSIHLVSIAIGFSVITFLHVVFGELAPKTLAIADAERIALLVAAPMKFFYYVFIPGIVVFNGTANFFTRLIGVEPASERDESHSEEEILRIVSRSGEQGAVDMAEAEMVEAIFDLSETVAREVMVPRPDVVTVSADMPLAELRTVASSGSYTRFPVVDEEADEPVVGFVHAKDVLHAIETADRAAEPSNGEPTAHDLARDVLYVPETRRIDEILAEFRRRNVQLAVVIDEWGAFEGILTIEDIIEQVVGEIQDEFDIAELEPSIDELATGRYGMDGGVSLAGVNETLETNFESQAFDTIGGLVLSRLGRAPEVGDSIEADGYELTVDDVDGTRISRVVVAEVAPEPEDSVK, encoded by the coding sequence ATGGTAGACCTCGCGTTCTCCGTCGGGCGTCTCCTCTTCGCGTTTTTTCTGGTCTTCCTGAACGGATTCTTCGTCGCAGCGGAGTTCGCCTACGTCCGGATCCGCTCGACACAGATCGAGTCACTCGTCGAAGAAGGCAGATCGTCGGCTAAACTCGTCCAGGAAGCAGAGGAGAATCTGGACGATTACCTCGCGACGACCCAGTTGGGGATCACGATCGCCTCCCTGGGCCTGGGGTGGGTCGGCGAACCCGCCATCGCCGCGTTACTCGAGCCCGTCCTGGGGTCCGTGCTTCCCGCGGGTTCGATCCACCTGGTGTCGATCGCGATCGGGTTCAGCGTCATCACCTTCCTCCACGTGGTGTTCGGAGAACTCGCGCCGAAGACGCTGGCGATCGCCGACGCCGAGCGGATCGCCCTACTCGTCGCCGCGCCGATGAAGTTCTTTTACTACGTCTTCATCCCCGGAATCGTGGTCTTCAACGGGACGGCGAACTTCTTTACGCGACTGATCGGTGTCGAGCCGGCCTCGGAGCGAGACGAAAGCCATAGCGAGGAGGAGATCCTTCGCATCGTCTCGCGATCCGGCGAACAGGGAGCCGTCGATATGGCGGAAGCCGAAATGGTCGAGGCGATCTTCGACCTGAGCGAAACGGTCGCTCGCGAGGTGATGGTCCCTCGTCCCGACGTCGTGACGGTCTCCGCCGACATGCCACTCGCTGAACTGCGGACTGTCGCCTCGAGCGGGAGCTACACCCGGTTTCCCGTCGTCGACGAGGAGGCCGACGAACCGGTCGTCGGATTCGTTCACGCGAAAGACGTGCTCCACGCGATCGAAACGGCGGACCGCGCCGCCGAGCCCTCCAACGGCGAACCGACCGCGCATGATTTGGCCCGAGACGTCCTCTACGTTCCGGAAACGCGCCGGATCGACGAGATACTCGCCGAGTTTCGGCGCCGGAACGTCCAACTGGCCGTCGTTATCGACGAGTGGGGTGCCTTCGAGGGCATCCTGACCATCGAAGACATTATCGAACAGGTCGTCGGCGAGATTCAGGACGAATTCGACATCGCCGAACTGGAGCCGTCAATCGACGAACTCGCTACCGGCCGCTACGGCATGGACGGCGGCGTCTCACTCGCGGGGGTAAACGAAACGCTCGAGACAAACTTCGAAAGCCAGGCGTTCGACACGATCGGCGGTCTGGTATTGAGCCGCCTCGGGAGGGCACCCGAAGTCGGAGATTCGATCGAGGCCGACGGATACGAGTTGACGGTCGACGACGTGGACGGAACCCGGATCTCGAGGGTGGTCGTCGCCGAGGTGGCCCCGGAACCGGAAGATTCCGTCAAATGA
- a CDS encoding metal-dependent hydrolase, producing MPSTVVHVAFAGLLGVALLASTFDTRAILVVMGCTAVLDLDTLIGVVVPGTHRAALHNVWIVLLPAAVLLWDGTIREESIVRERWGEYGARVTWTTLAALLFAHVLFDAFFNGVNLFWPVHDRFYDLSGTLLVTDQRGLVQTFVELDAGAIADSTARGTTENTHYRTGFDPTRGEPATDVERIFPIAATGERFVLTITGFAAVFVRILEDRTAD from the coding sequence GTGCCATCGACCGTCGTCCACGTCGCCTTTGCGGGACTGCTCGGGGTCGCGTTACTCGCCTCGACGTTCGATACTCGGGCGATACTCGTCGTGATGGGATGTACCGCCGTCCTCGATCTCGACACACTGATCGGGGTCGTCGTTCCGGGTACCCATCGAGCGGCGTTGCACAACGTCTGGATCGTCCTGCTCCCCGCAGCCGTTCTGCTCTGGGACGGGACGATCCGGGAGGAGTCGATCGTGAGGGAGCGGTGGGGCGAGTACGGCGCCCGCGTCACGTGGACGACGCTCGCGGCGCTGCTGTTCGCACACGTCCTCTTCGACGCGTTCTTCAACGGCGTCAACCTGTTCTGGCCGGTCCACGATCGGTTCTACGACCTGTCCGGAACGCTGCTCGTGACCGATCAGCGCGGCCTCGTCCAGACGTTCGTGGAACTCGACGCCGGCGCGATCGCTGACTCGACGGCGCGCGGAACGACCGAGAACACGCACTACCGAACCGGGTTCGACCCAACTCGAGGCGAACCGGCGACGGACGTCGAACGGATCTTCCCCATCGCGGCCACCGGCGAACGGTTCGTCCTCACGATCACCGGATTCGCGGCGGTTTTCGTCCGGATACTCGAGGATCGAACGGCCGATTGA
- a CDS encoding transcriptional regulator, whose protein sequence is MNDITFAVLGTGGIGRRALEVSQYKDALTPVAACDRHGVAFDFDGLEVDELLAATEGNIDNEVSTDGGTATAESGVKQHGEDRGVVASSQARASDDPIQEIIDHGDRIDAVLLALPNYEHDFIPRTADRFLEGGYSGVMIDVLKRSRVIDMLDDRSDGFEDAGITFICGAGATPGLLTGAASLAAQSFVEVTDVDIWWGVGLKSGYEDNRGTVREDIAHLPEYDIETARDLSDEEIEAIIDDHDGAIEFEDMEHADDVLLERAGVCAADDVSVGGILDVRNDEKPTTTTVRVTGTTFDGETATNTFQLGDATSMEANVNGPALGYLKAGVRRNRAGEYGVYGPAELMPGF, encoded by the coding sequence ATGAACGACATCACGTTTGCGGTACTCGGAACCGGAGGAATCGGCCGACGAGCGCTCGAGGTGAGCCAGTACAAGGACGCGCTGACACCCGTCGCGGCGTGTGACCGCCACGGCGTCGCGTTCGACTTCGACGGCCTCGAGGTCGACGAACTGCTGGCGGCGACGGAGGGCAACATCGACAACGAGGTCAGCACCGACGGCGGGACGGCGACCGCGGAGAGCGGCGTGAAACAACACGGCGAAGACAGGGGCGTCGTCGCGTCGAGTCAGGCACGAGCCAGCGACGACCCGATTCAGGAGATCATCGACCACGGTGACCGGATCGATGCGGTCTTGCTGGCGCTGCCGAACTACGAACACGATTTCATCCCCCGAACGGCCGACCGATTCCTCGAGGGCGGCTACTCGGGAGTCATGATCGACGTCCTCAAGCGCTCGCGCGTGATCGACATGCTCGACGATCGCAGCGACGGGTTCGAGGACGCGGGCATCACGTTCATCTGCGGTGCGGGTGCGACACCCGGCCTGCTGACCGGCGCCGCTTCGCTCGCGGCCCAATCGTTCGTCGAGGTCACGGACGTCGACATCTGGTGGGGCGTCGGGCTCAAGTCCGGGTACGAGGACAATCGCGGTACCGTCCGCGAAGACATCGCACACCTCCCGGAGTACGATATCGAGACCGCCCGCGACCTCTCCGACGAGGAGATCGAAGCGATCATCGACGACCACGACGGGGCCATCGAATTCGAAGACATGGAACACGCCGACGACGTCCTCCTCGAGCGGGCCGGCGTCTGTGCCGCCGACGACGTTTCCGTCGGCGGAATCCTCGACGTTCGGAACGACGAGAAACCGACGACGACCACGGTGCGCGTGACCGGAACGACCTTCGATGGCGAGACGGCGACGAACACGTTCCAGCTCGGGGACGCAACGAGCATGGAGGCGAACGTCAACGGGCCCGCGCTGGGCTACCTGAAAGCCGGCGTCCGTCGGAACCGCGCCGGCGAGTACGGCGTCTACGGCCCGGCAGAACTGATGCCAGGGTTCTAA
- the gcvT gene encoding glycine cleavage system aminomethyltransferase GcvT, whose amino-acid sequence MPLQTSPLRGIHDERGAKFTEFGGWDMPVEFDSIQVEHAAVREDVGIFDVSHMGQIHVTGPDATELMQRLTSNDVERLGVGDSQYAAITDEDGIILDDTVVYRLPDENERPTYLFVPNAGTDEATHERWISYRNEWGLDATVDNRTDEYAMFAVQGPSAVDLVESRTDESVGELERFEARNATIDGVECWTARTGYTGEDGFELILPWGAAEKIWAGFDCQPCGLGARDTLRIEAGLLLAEQDFDPEADPRTPYEAGIGFTVALETSFVGRDALAELEAAGVDEKLVGFQLIDRGVPRHGYDITTVESRVIGTVTSGTMSPTLEKPIGLGYVPVEYAEPGTTLQVVVRGQSKKARVETTPFIDTV is encoded by the coding sequence ATGCCGCTTCAGACGTCGCCGTTACGTGGGATTCACGACGAACGCGGAGCGAAGTTCACGGAGTTTGGCGGCTGGGACATGCCGGTCGAATTCGACTCGATCCAGGTCGAACACGCGGCCGTCCGGGAAGACGTCGGCATCTTCGACGTCTCGCACATGGGCCAGATCCACGTCACCGGTCCCGATGCAACGGAATTGATGCAACGTCTGACGTCGAACGACGTCGAACGACTCGGGGTGGGTGATTCCCAGTACGCCGCGATCACTGACGAGGACGGCATCATCCTCGACGACACGGTCGTCTACCGTCTGCCCGACGAGAACGAACGGCCGACCTACCTGTTCGTCCCCAACGCGGGGACCGACGAAGCGACGCACGAACGGTGGATCAGCTACCGCAACGAGTGGGGCCTCGACGCGACCGTCGACAACCGGACCGACGAGTATGCGATGTTCGCCGTACAGGGTCCCTCTGCGGTGGATCTGGTCGAAAGCCGAACCGACGAGTCCGTCGGCGAACTCGAGCGATTCGAGGCCCGGAACGCGACGATCGACGGCGTCGAGTGCTGGACGGCCCGGACCGGATACACCGGCGAAGACGGGTTCGAACTGATCCTCCCCTGGGGGGCGGCGGAGAAAATCTGGGCGGGGTTCGACTGTCAGCCCTGCGGACTCGGGGCCAGGGATACGCTTCGCATCGAAGCCGGCCTGTTACTCGCCGAGCAGGACTTCGATCCCGAGGCCGATCCGCGCACGCCCTACGAGGCCGGGATCGGCTTTACGGTCGCACTCGAGACGTCGTTCGTCGGCCGGGACGCCCTGGCCGAACTCGAGGCCGCGGGCGTCGACGAGAAACTCGTCGGCTTCCAGCTGATCGATCGCGGCGTCCCCCGACACGGCTACGACATTACGACCGTCGAGAGTCGAGTCATCGGCACGGTCACCAGCGGAACGATGAGCCCGACCCTCGAGAAACCGATCGGCCTCGGCTACGTGCCGGTCGAGTACGCGGAACCGGGGACGACCTTGCAGGTGGTCGTCCGCGGCCAGTCGAAAAAAGCAAGAGTTGAAACGACGCCTTTCATCGACACAGTATAA
- a CDS encoding AbrB/MazE/SpoVT family DNA-binding domain-containing protein yields the protein MSDVALDDRGRLTLPKEVRERYGDRYHVVQLPDGIKLVPVADDPLEALRDEFADVEKSADELREEARNAALDEAGR from the coding sequence ATGTCAGACGTAGCGCTGGACGACCGTGGCCGTCTCACGCTCCCGAAGGAGGTCCGTGAGCGATACGGGGACCGATATCACGTCGTTCAACTTCCCGACGGAATCAAATTGGTTCCGGTCGCCGACGACCCGCTCGAGGCACTCAGGGACGAATTCGCGGACGTCGAAAAATCGGCCGACGAACTCCGTGAAGAAGCGCGAAATGCAGCGCTCGACGAGGCCGGACGATAG
- a CDS encoding C2H2-type zinc finger protein yields MTDAQKCPLCTETYDDPTDLRVHLEVHHRKSEVVSCLVEREPATTDVATERDSRTVDEERPAPSA; encoded by the coding sequence ATGACAGACGCCCAAAAATGCCCGCTGTGTACGGAGACGTACGACGACCCCACAGACCTCCGGGTCCACCTCGAGGTACACCACCGGAAATCCGAGGTGGTTTCGTGTCTTGTCGAACGGGAACCGGCGACGACCGACGTCGCGACCGAACGCGACTCACGCACCGTCGACGAAGAACGACCGGCACCCTCCGCCTGA
- a CDS encoding competence/damage-inducible protein A, protein MNVAILTVGDELLAGATTNTNGSWLAKRITAQGSTVDRILTIPDDHELIADYVARWSDEFDAVVVTGGIGGTPDDVTVEAVADGLEREFVVHGDIRERLVEKAAAFRDENPELVDEYDLQLDFEAAASIPEGATPIIVEEGWAPGCVVENVYVFAGIPDEMQAMFERVADEFRGDSTAETVYTPAPEGALHEALEGVADRFDVSVGSYPRSDSRPGRIRVSSSDPETVDSAIAWLRANVETTAPPSESDTESA, encoded by the coding sequence ATGAACGTCGCGATACTCACCGTCGGTGACGAACTTCTCGCAGGGGCGACGACGAACACCAACGGGTCGTGGTTGGCGAAGCGAATCACAGCACAGGGCAGCACGGTCGATCGAATCCTGACGATCCCCGACGACCACGAACTGATCGCAGACTACGTCGCGCGCTGGAGCGACGAGTTCGACGCCGTCGTCGTCACCGGTGGGATCGGGGGAACGCCCGACGACGTCACCGTCGAAGCCGTCGCCGACGGCCTCGAGCGCGAGTTCGTGGTCCACGGAGACATCCGCGAGCGGCTGGTCGAGAAGGCGGCCGCGTTCCGCGACGAGAATCCCGAACTGGTCGACGAGTACGACTTGCAACTCGACTTCGAGGCCGCGGCGTCGATTCCAGAAGGCGCGACGCCGATTATCGTCGAAGAGGGCTGGGCCCCGGGTTGCGTCGTCGAGAACGTCTACGTCTTCGCCGGCATCCCCGACGAGATGCAGGCGATGTTCGAGCGGGTAGCCGACGAGTTCCGGGGGGATTCGACCGCGGAAACGGTGTACACACCAGCCCCTGAAGGAGCGCTTCACGAGGCCCTCGAGGGGGTTGCCGATCGGTTCGACGTTTCGGTCGGCAGCTATCCGCGAAGCGACTCACGTCCCGGCCGAATCCGCGTCTCGAGTTCCGATCCCGAGACCGTCGACTCGGCGATTGCGTGGCTCCGAGCGAACGTCGAGACGACAGCACCGCCGTCGGAGAGTGATACCGAATCCGCATGA
- the bioD gene encoding dethiobiotin synthase, with translation MTDPIAVVGTGTGVGKTVVTAGLTRLLREAGHDARAIKPAQTGHPPDDDAAFVAAACDDPAAATCSRYLEPALAPRVAAEVADENLEYESIRAACERAIAATSVPIVEGVGGLRVPLAGDRDVIDLVADLEATAIVVTRSDLGALNHTALSIDALETRGIDVMSVVCNEYTGETVAERTNPDELERMTGHAVETVPSVADAADGDARDLATGVGEALSPAFRRRLPVEIV, from the coding sequence GTGACCGATCCGATCGCCGTCGTCGGGACCGGAACGGGCGTCGGGAAAACGGTCGTGACCGCCGGACTCACGCGTCTGTTGCGCGAGGCCGGCCACGACGCGCGAGCGATCAAACCGGCACAGACCGGCCATCCACCGGACGACGACGCGGCCTTCGTCGCGGCGGCCTGTGACGATCCCGCAGCGGCGACCTGTTCGCGGTATCTCGAGCCGGCGCTGGCACCGCGCGTCGCCGCCGAGGTCGCCGACGAGAATCTCGAGTACGAGTCGATTCGCGCCGCCTGCGAACGAGCGATCGCCGCCACGTCGGTGCCGATCGTGGAAGGTGTAGGCGGACTCCGGGTCCCGCTGGCCGGCGATCGTGACGTGATCGACCTGGTCGCCGACCTCGAGGCGACGGCGATCGTCGTTACGCGGTCGGACCTGGGGGCGCTCAATCACACCGCGCTCTCGATCGACGCCCTCGAGACGCGCGGGATAGACGTTATGAGCGTCGTCTGCAACGAGTACACCGGTGAGACCGTGGCCGAACGAACCAATCCGGACGAACTCGAACGGATGACCGGCCACGCCGTCGAAACCGTGCCGTCGGTGGCCGACGCTGCCGATGGCGATGCGCGCGATCTCGCTACCGGCGTCGGTGAGGCGCTGTCGCCGGCGTTTCGGCGGCGACTGCCGGTAGAAATCGTCTAA
- a CDS encoding aminotransferase class I/II-fold pyridoxal phosphate-dependent enzyme, whose amino-acid sequence MADRGFDLEDRLESLEDNDLKRTLSPVDRVAERGYFAEPSGGELPVLDSAEALVFASNNYLGLTDDERIQDAARRAAATVGTGAGASRLVTGDTLVHQDLERLLAETKDTERALAFSSGYAANVGTITALEPDVVFSDELNHASIIDGCRLADCDTVVYDHCDVASLRSKLEERAEHAARKGDAPDEESWLIVTDSVFSMDGTVAPLESICDAAEEFGAWVMVDEAHATGLYVDGGGIVQAEGLEDRIQIQMGTLSKALASQGGYVAGSAELIDCIVNDARPFVFSTGLAPPAAAAASEALHVARHSDVRERLWENVAHLRDGLESMGFDVWGDSQILPVVVGDRRDAIDLADGIRERDVVAPPIRPPTVPDGTSRIRVVPMATHEQNDIVTCLEAFRATGEEVGLL is encoded by the coding sequence ATGGCCGACCGCGGGTTCGACCTCGAGGACCGACTCGAATCGCTCGAGGATAACGATTTGAAACGGACGTTGTCGCCTGTCGACCGGGTCGCCGAGCGCGGCTATTTTGCCGAGCCCTCCGGCGGTGAACTGCCCGTTCTCGATTCGGCTGAAGCGCTGGTCTTCGCCTCGAACAATTACCTTGGCCTGACGGACGACGAACGGATTCAGGACGCGGCGCGACGAGCCGCGGCGACCGTCGGAACGGGCGCGGGGGCGAGCAGGCTCGTCACCGGTGACACGCTGGTTCACCAGGATCTGGAGCGCCTGCTCGCCGAAACCAAGGACACCGAGCGCGCGCTCGCGTTTTCGTCGGGATACGCGGCGAACGTCGGGACGATTACCGCGCTCGAACCGGACGTGGTGTTTTCCGACGAGTTGAACCACGCGAGCATCATCGACGGCTGTCGGCTCGCGGACTGCGACACCGTGGTCTACGACCACTGCGACGTGGCGAGTCTTCGATCGAAACTCGAGGAACGGGCCGAGCACGCGGCCCGAAAGGGTGACGCGCCGGACGAGGAATCGTGGCTGATCGTCACCGACTCGGTCTTCAGCATGGACGGCACCGTGGCGCCCCTCGAGTCGATCTGCGACGCCGCCGAGGAGTTCGGTGCGTGGGTGATGGTCGACGAAGCTCATGCGACCGGCCTGTACGTGGACGGCGGGGGCATCGTTCAGGCCGAAGGGCTCGAAGACCGTATCCAGATACAGATGGGGACGCTTTCGAAGGCCCTGGCGAGCCAGGGTGGCTACGTCGCCGGCAGTGCGGAACTGATCGACTGCATCGTAAACGACGCGCGCCCGTTCGTTTTTTCGACCGGGCTCGCTCCCCCCGCCGCAGCGGCCGCAAGCGAGGCGCTCCACGTGGCCCGACACAGCGACGTGCGAGAGCGGCTCTGGGAGAACGTGGCCCACCTCCGCGACGGCCTCGAGTCGATGGGATTCGACGTCTGGGGCGACTCCCAGATCCTCCCCGTCGTCGTCGGCGATCGGCGAGACGCGATCGACCTCGCCGACGGGATTCGCGAACGGGACGTCGTCGCGCCACCGATCCGACCGCCGACGGTTCCGGACGGGACGAGCCGAATCCGCGTCGTGCCGATGGCGACCCACGAACAGAACGACATCGTCACCTGCCTCGAGGCGTTCAGAGCGACGGGCGAAGAGGTGGGACTGCTGTGA
- a CDS encoding replication factor C large subunit — MTDWTEKYRPSTLSEVRGNNKARDNLEEWAETWEDHRKAVIVHGSPGIGKTSAAHALAADMGWPVMELNASDNRKADVIERIAGEAAKSGTLTGGGSGRRLVILDEADNFHGNADYGGSREVTRVVKEANQPVVLVANEFYDMSQSLRNACETIEFRDVSKRSIVPVLRDICRREGIEFDEEALEKIAESTSGDLRSAVNDLQAVAEEAETLTVEDVVTGNRDTTEGIFDFLDALIKEEDAEGALRASYDVDETPDELLNWIEDNVPKDYGGAELADAYGFLSNADRWLGRVRASQNYSYWRYATDNMTAGVAASRRGDKGGWTRYGPPSYWSKLGRTKGTRNTRDAIAERIAEREGASVATVRREILPFLSRLTHHCTNRDLTVRMAAAYDLDESELSFVTGSGKDTTKVQSIVEDAAERKTDEAVEHAGNAFFEAERSSSVTDEATDETGEGDDDDDDSSEQGTLAAVEADDATTAESAAEDGTPVEDEPSGDDPDDDQAGLSDFM, encoded by the coding sequence ATGACCGACTGGACGGAGAAGTACCGCCCGTCGACGCTGTCGGAGGTACGTGGAAACAACAAGGCCCGCGACAACCTCGAGGAGTGGGCCGAAACCTGGGAGGATCATCGGAAGGCGGTAATCGTCCACGGGAGTCCCGGTATCGGAAAGACCTCCGCCGCTCACGCGCTGGCCGCCGATATGGGCTGGCCCGTGATGGAACTCAACGCCAGCGATAACCGCAAAGCGGACGTCATCGAACGGATCGCGGGCGAAGCCGCAAAGAGCGGCACGCTGACCGGCGGCGGGTCGGGTCGAAGACTCGTAATCCTCGACGAGGCGGACAACTTCCACGGGAACGCGGACTACGGTGGCTCGAGAGAGGTCACCCGGGTCGTCAAGGAGGCGAATCAGCCGGTCGTTCTCGTGGCCAACGAGTTCTACGACATGAGTCAGTCGCTTCGGAACGCGTGCGAAACCATCGAGTTCCGGGACGTCTCGAAACGTTCGATCGTCCCAGTTCTTCGCGATATCTGCCGGCGCGAGGGCATCGAGTTCGACGAGGAAGCCCTAGAGAAGATCGCGGAGTCGACCAGCGGCGACCTGCGCTCTGCGGTCAACGACCTGCAGGCGGTCGCCGAGGAGGCGGAAACGCTGACCGTCGAGGACGTCGTCACGGGCAACCGCGATACGACGGAGGGGATCTTCGACTTCCTGGACGCGCTCATCAAGGAGGAAGACGCCGAAGGCGCGCTTCGGGCGTCGTACGACGTCGACGAGACGCCGGACGAGTTGCTCAACTGGATCGAAGACAACGTCCCGAAAGACTACGGAGGCGCCGAACTGGCCGACGCATACGGGTTCCTCTCGAACGCGGACCGCTGGCTCGGCCGCGTCAGGGCCTCACAGAATTACTCGTACTGGCGATACGCCACGGACAACATGACCGCCGGCGTCGCCGCCTCGAGACGCGGCGACAAGGGCGGGTGGACTCGATACGGCCCACCGAGTTACTGGTCGAAACTCGGCCGCACCAAGGGAACCCGGAACACCCGCGATGCGATCGCCGAGCGCATCGCCGAACGTGAAGGGGCGAGCGTCGCGACGGTGCGACGGGAGATTTTGCCGTTTCTCTCGCGGTTGACACACCACTGCACGAATCGAGACCTGACCGTCCGAATGGCCGCCGCCTACGACCTCGACGAATCCGAACTCTCGTTCGTCACCGGCAGCGGCAAAGACACCACCAAGGTCCAGTCGATCGTCGAGGACGCGGCGGAGCGAAAGACCGACGAAGCGGTCGAACACGCCGGCAATGCGTTTTTCGAGGCCGAGCGTTCGAGTTCCGTCACTGACGAGGCGACCGACGAGACGGGCGAAGGTGACGATGACGATGACGACTCGAGCGAACAGGGAACCCTCGCGGCCGTGGAGGCGGACGACGCGACCACCGCGGAATCAGCGGCCGAGGACGGGACGCCGGTCGAGGACGAACCGAGCGGCGACGATCCGGACGACGATCAGGCCGGCCTGAGCGATTTCATGTGA
- the gcvH gene encoding glycine cleavage system protein GcvH has protein sequence MSFDVPDDRRYLESHEWALETDGVVRVGISDFAQDELGDVVFVELPDEGETVAQDEEFGVVESIKAVSDLYAPVAGEIVAVNDALFDAPELVNDDPFGEGWMLEIDSENGEQLEELLTADDYRDQIA, from the coding sequence ATGAGCTTCGACGTACCCGACGACAGACGGTATCTGGAATCGCACGAATGGGCATTGGAGACGGACGGCGTCGTCCGGGTCGGCATCTCCGACTTCGCACAGGACGAACTCGGCGACGTGGTCTTCGTCGAACTCCCCGACGAGGGAGAGACCGTCGCACAGGACGAGGAGTTCGGCGTCGTCGAGTCTATCAAGGCCGTTTCCGACCTCTATGCGCCCGTCGCCGGTGAGATCGTCGCGGTCAACGACGCCCTCTTCGACGCGCCCGAACTCGTCAACGACGATCCGTTCGGCGAGGGATGGATGCTCGAGATCGACTCCGAGAACGGTGAGCAACTCGAGGAATTGCTCACCGCGGACGACTACCGCGACCAGATCGCCTGA
- a CDS encoding helix-turn-helix domain-containing protein, with amino-acid sequence MSGRGPKRELAEKIAGEITLSNDPGSTLRKWRTDFDISQTDLAAELEVSSSVISDYESGRRESPGIGVVGRLVEGLLAIDERRGGERIRQYGRVLSAGFESDVVYDLREYATSIPLSQLYADLEATEVASSGTDRVSGHTVIDSIEAITRLSSEEFFRLYGQSTNRVLVFTGVTRGESPLVALRVVNPTPNAVILHGIDEDELWDHAADLARIDGYSLAVTNTPLDDMLEHLVSLE; translated from the coding sequence ATGAGCGGGCGCGGACCGAAACGGGAACTCGCGGAGAAAATCGCCGGCGAGATCACGCTGAGCAACGATCCCGGCTCGACGCTTCGGAAGTGGCGAACCGATTTCGACATCTCGCAGACGGACCTCGCGGCGGAACTCGAGGTTTCCTCCTCGGTCATCTCGGATTACGAGAGCGGCCGCCGGGAGAGCCCCGGCATCGGCGTCGTCGGTCGGCTCGTGGAGGGGTTGCTCGCGATCGACGAACGCCGGGGCGGCGAACGCATCCGTCAGTACGGCCGGGTTCTCTCGGCGGGATTCGAGAGCGACGTCGTCTACGATCTCCGGGAGTACGCGACGTCGATCCCGCTCTCGCAGCTTTACGCCGACCTAGAGGCGACCGAAGTCGCCTCGAGCGGTACCGATCGCGTGAGCGGCCACACGGTAATCGACAGTATCGAGGCGATCACGCGACTCTCGAGCGAGGAATTCTTTCGACTCTACGGGCAGAGCACGAATCGGGTGCTCGTGTTTACGGGGGTGACGCGTGGCGAATCGCCCCTCGTGGCGCTCCGCGTCGTCAATCCGACGCCCAACGCCGTCATCCTCCACGGCATCGACGAGGACGAACTCTGGGATCACGCGGCCGATCTGGCCCGAATCGACGGCTACTCGCTTGCCGTGACGAACACGCCGTTAGACGACATGCTCGAGCATCTCGTGAGTCTCGAGTGA